A genomic window from Hypomesus transpacificus isolate Combined female chromosome 15, fHypTra1, whole genome shotgun sequence includes:
- the tmem123 gene encoding porimin isoform X1: MMTKNLCSLSDLIFLQFQRRQRIPSDSASSARFDSGLTKAGDSVPVTTPLGNPTTNPSYTIQTEAILKTQIKPSTATSSGIALVTTIHPRAPSKFDAGSFLGGMMLALILTLAIALGYKLACTKQDVRYRTLREEHEAII, translated from the exons ATGATGACAAAAAATCTTTGCTCGCTTTCTGACCTCATTTTCCTACAGTTTCAACGTCGTCAACGAATCC CATCGGATTCTGCATCATCAGCAAGATTTGACTCTGGTTTAACAAAAGCAGGGGACAGCGTACCTGTCACTACACCGCTGGGGAATCCTACCACAAATCCATCCTACACTATACAGACAGAAGCAATTCTGAAAACGCAAATTAAGCCATCTACAGCCACCTCATCAG GCATTGCTTTGGTGACAACTATCCATCCCCGTGCACCCTCCAAATTTGATGCAGGCAGCTTCCTGGGAGGGATGATGCTGGCCCTCATCCTCACACTGGCCATCGCACTTGGATACAAACTAGCGTGCACCAAGCAGGATGTACGCTACCGTACCCT GAGGGAGGAGCATGAGGCTATCATATAG
- the tmem123 gene encoding porimin isoform X2 has product MFGLNALHIMVAFTSVWWASDSASSARFDSGLTKAGDSVPVTTPLGNPTTNPSYTIQTEAILKTQIKPSTATSSGIALVTTIHPRAPSKFDAGSFLGGMMLALILTLAIALGYKLACTKQDVRYRTLREEHEAII; this is encoded by the exons aTGTTCGGACTGAATGCCCTGCACATCATGGTGGCTTTCACGTCAGTTTGGTGGG CATCGGATTCTGCATCATCAGCAAGATTTGACTCTGGTTTAACAAAAGCAGGGGACAGCGTACCTGTCACTACACCGCTGGGGAATCCTACCACAAATCCATCCTACACTATACAGACAGAAGCAATTCTGAAAACGCAAATTAAGCCATCTACAGCCACCTCATCAG GCATTGCTTTGGTGACAACTATCCATCCCCGTGCACCCTCCAAATTTGATGCAGGCAGCTTCCTGGGAGGGATGATGCTGGCCCTCATCCTCACACTGGCCATCGCACTTGGATACAAACTAGCGTGCACCAAGCAGGATGTACGCTACCGTACCCT GAGGGAGGAGCATGAGGCTATCATATAG